One genomic window of Lepeophtheirus salmonis chromosome 5, UVic_Lsal_1.4, whole genome shotgun sequence includes the following:
- the shu gene encoding LOW QUALITY PROTEIN: inactive peptidyl-prolyl cis-trans isomerase shutdown (The sequence of the model RefSeq protein was modified relative to this genomic sequence to represent the inferred CDS: deleted 1 base in 1 codon), with protein sequence MEDILSYEFDDPSNGKDSLNDLSSALGSLDIHEVEEWTPLEDVEGVEKKVLDAGTGIRGIGDKDVVVCHYSFTIEGETEPYDSSLLRSKRERLKMGHVVPGIEFALRSMKKSERSAFRIQPHLAYGPLGCPPRIPASSVILAEIRVYDFLDSRSSKELLRRPHELAQNYSFQYIYDLVHKEYLEANDKVKRGDFRPAAKLYESGIKLLEFVVVANDEQEELRKILLHKLRLNVGLCYLQTGKHALTCATMEQVLLDEPDNVRALYRMGKAKRILGGEDHAKHYLKKAYSLAPSDPDIRRELINLKKDIDLRKKYEKTISARIFDNGKLK encoded by the exons ATGGAGGATATACTCTCTTACGAGTTCGATGATCCCAGCAATGGAAAAGACTCCTTAAATGATTTATCAAGTGCTTTAGGGTCCTTGGATATTCATGAGGTGGAGGAATGGACTCCTTTGGAGGATGTGGAGGGAGTGGAGAAGAAGGTGCTGGATGCGGGAACAGGAATAAGGGGTATTGGAGACAAAGATGTTGTAGTATGTCATTACTCCTTTACCATCGAGGGCGAAACTGAGCCTTATGATTCCTCTCTTCTCCGGAGTAAAAGAGAAAGGCTAAAAATGGGACATGTTGTTCCAG GAATTGAATTTGCACTACGTTCCATGAAGAAATCCGAGCGCTCTGCATTCCGAATTCAACCTCACTTAGCCTATGGACCCCTGGGATGCCCTCCTCGAATCCCTGCTAGCTCTGTTATTCTGGCTGAAATTAGAGTTTATGATTTCCTGGATAGTCGAAGCTCTAAAGAACTTTTGCGCCGACCTCACGAACTAGCACAGAATTATTCcttccaatatatatatgaccTAGTTCATAAAGAGTATTTAGAAGCTAATGACAAGGTGAAAAGGGGAGATTTTAGGCCTGCTGCAAAGCTCTATGAGTCAGGCATTAAGTTATTGGAATTTGTCGTTGTGGCCAATGACGAGCAAGAGGAACTCAGAAAAATACTGCTCCACAAGCTAAGATTAAATGTTGGTCTTTGCTATCTCCAG ACTGGAAAGCATGCACTGACTTGTGCTACCATGGAACAGGTTTTACTTGATGAGCCAGACAATGTAAGAGCTCTTTACCGTATGGGTAAAGCA AAAAGAATTTTAGGAGGTGAAGATCATGCAAAACATTATCTAAAGAAAGCTTATTCGTTGGCTCCTAGTGATCCGGATATTCGAAGGGAGcttataaatcttaaaaaggATATAGATTTGaggaaaaagtatgaaaaaactATCAGTGCTCGAATTTTTGATAATGGAAAGTTAAAGTGA